In Thermotomaculum hydrothermale, a single genomic region encodes these proteins:
- a CDS encoding inorganic pyrophosphatase has translation MSFPKMFHRFRPHPWHGLEAGKDAPRIVNAYIEITPFDSVKYELDKETGYIRVDRPQRTSSQPPALYGLIPRTYCGRRVAELSPTVKKADGDPLDICVISERPITRGEIILRAKVIGGIQMVDHGEADDKIIAVLEKDNIWGNAESIKDIPDIMVDRLRHYFATYKILPGENSAAVSVEFVYDFDHAEKVIKAAMEDYIEMYGE, from the coding sequence ATGAGTTTTCCTAAAATGTTTCATAGATTCAGGCCTCATCCATGGCATGGACTTGAGGCTGGTAAAGACGCACCAAGAATTGTAAATGCCTATATAGAAATAACGCCTTTTGATTCAGTTAAGTATGAACTTGACAAAGAAACAGGGTACATAAGGGTTGATAGGCCACAGAGAACTTCTTCCCAGCCTCCAGCACTTTATGGATTAATACCAAGAACATACTGCGGGAGAAGGGTTGCAGAGCTTTCCCCCACCGTGAAAAAGGCAGACGGAGACCCTCTTGATATATGCGTAATAAGCGAAAGGCCAATAACAAGGGGAGAGATAATTTTAAGGGCAAAGGTAATTGGGGGAATTCAAATGGTTGACCATGGAGAGGCTGACGATAAGATAATAGCTGTTTTAGAAAAAGATAATATCTGGGGAAATGCTGAGAGTATAAAAGATATTCCCGATATAATGGTTGACAGGTTAAGGCATTACTTTGCAACATATAAGATTTTACCGGGAGAAAATTCAGCCGCTGTAAGTGTTGAATTTGTCTATGATTTTGATCATGCTGAAAAA